The genomic DNA ATGACTTCAAATTACCCCTTGTAGTTTCTCGTGAACATAGAAACTATAGGGGGTATTTTTTATTAATAACAACTAACTTCTAGTTAATTGTTGAAAGCTTTCTTCCGTATTAATTTCATCAAAATCTATATCTGTCGCAGCATCTTCTTTATAACTTGGTTTAAGCTCAATTGCTTTTTGCAAATTCTCTACAGCTAGTTCAACTTCTCTCTGTAGTGCATAACAAGCCGCTTTATTATAATAAGCACTAGCATAATCTGGCTTAATTTCTAATGCTTTATTGAAATCAATAATTGCTTCGTCATCTTTTCCTAATCTCACTAAAGTATAACCACGTTTATCCCATGCTTTGGGGGAGTTAGGTTGAACTTCTAAAGCTTTATCAAAGGAAATAATTGCATCTTCGTAACGTTCAATTTCTATTAAAGACAAACCACGATTTAACCAAGCTACTCCATCATCTGGTTTAATTTGCGTAGCTTTATCAAAACAATTAAATGCTTCTCTATGTTTGCCTAAATTACCACAAGCAACACCAATATCACACCATGCTTGATGGTATTCTGGGTTAATTTTAATAGCTCTATTATAAGACATAATTGCGTCTTTAAAGCGTTTTAACTTATTCAAAATTAAACCACGTTTCAGCCAAACTTCTGCATTATCAGGTTGAATATCAACAACTTGTGCATACATAGCTAACGCATCCTCGTAGCGTTTTTCTGAAAATAGTATTTCTGCTTCTTTAAGATAGTCATCTGTAGAAACATCAGGTTCTGGTGGTTGTGCTACTTTTTCTGTTACTTTTTCCTGTTCTGGGATAACTTGAGGAGGGTTTTCTGCTAATTCTTGTAAAATAGCATCTTTGCGTTTTTGAGCATCTAGTTTTAATTCTGCAAATTGTTCTACAAATTCTGATTCTAGGTTTTCTAATTTTTCTAAGTTTTCTAAAACACTTAATTTTCTCTTTTGTACATCAGTTTGAATATCTGAAAACTGACCAGTAAATTCATCACTAGAGTTTTTTAAACTATCAATAATTTGTTGTTGACGTAATTCCGCATTGTTTTGTAATTCTGTCAGTTGTTTGATAAATTCGGATTTTAAACTTTCTAAGTTTTCTAAAACACTTAATTTTCGCTTTTGTACATTAGTTTGAATATCTGAAAACTGACCAGTAAATTCATGACTAGAGCTTTCTAAATTATCAATAATTTGTTGTTGACGTAATTCCGCAGTATTTTGTAATTCTTTGATTTGATTAATAGACTCTAATGCTAACTTGTGTAAATTCTCTGTAATGAGAACTTGCTGTTGTTGAATATTTTTTTGTACATTAGTTTGAATATCTGAAAATTGACCAGTAAATTCATGACTGGATGTTTCTAAATTATCAATAATTTGTTGTTGAAATAATTCCGAAGTATTTTGTAATTCTTGGAGTTGATGAGAAAATTCTAACTGTAATTTACCCAAAGCATCGAATAAACTATTTTTTTGACTTTGAGCATTAGCTTGTAAATCAGCAAGTTGTGATTGAAATAAATTATTTAATTGTTCTAAGTTAGAAATAAATATATCTTTTTGATGTTGAGCGTCTGACTGAAATTGAAATAACTGATCAGTAAATTCTGAGCGTGACTGTGATATACTTTCAAAAGTTTGTTCTTGTTGCTGTAGCGTTTCTACCTCCCAACCATGCAGTCGAGATAACAATTGAGAACGGGATGCTTCAATGTCATTCACAGCAGATTCTTTCTGATTTTCAACTTCTGACCTTAATTTATTAAACAATGAAAATAACTCAAGTTCTAATTTTTTGATATTTTCAATGGTAATTTTCTGTTGTTGAGCAGATAATGTGACTTGTTCTAATTGAGTATTTAATTTAAATTCTAAATTGCTGATGTTTTCTTGAGCAGATTCAACTTCTCGTTCTAAAGCTGTTAAAAATTCTTGTTTTGATTTGGGTAAATCAGATAAAAGGATAGATAAATTTTCTTCTTCACCTTGAATTGTTTGTTGAAGTCTGTTCACTTCCTGAGTTAATTCCTGGGTGAGATTTTGAGATGTTGTAATCAAATTTTCTGCTTCTTGGTTAACAGTAGTTAATTTAGTTTGCAGCTTTTCTATTCCTTGTACTTGCTGCATTGCACGCTCAACAACTTCCCGAATTATAGCTTTCCTCAATAACCATAATGTTGTAATCAAAACCACTGGAAATAAACTTAAAATAGTTAACCAGATATTAAGTAGGGTATTCGTGCGAGAAAAAGCACGCTCAAAGTCTGAATGTACTTGCTTTTGAGTTATATTTTCCTGTCGTAGTCGGTTTAATTCTTCTCTTTCTTGATTTGATAATACCTGAGCATGAGCGGATAGTTCCAGTTTTCCACTAATAAAACCTGTGGATATCAGCAAGGGAGATAATAAAATGGCGATTTTTAAAGCTTTTTTGGAAAAAATGGTTTTTTTTATGTTCATAACACCTTCCCTATCCCTTAGTTAGTTTTTGCGGCGGTATGTCTATGATAGATGATGGATGTGGGGTTTCTGGATTTTAGGGTGGTTGTCTGGTGTGAGCAGATTAGGGGAGTGCATTGGTGACAAGTTAAGGCTGTAAGTCCTTATTTATAAAGTGTATTGATTCTATATCTTGATTAAATTCAAGACAATATGAAATTTATCAGTAATAATAAGTGATAGTTAAAAATCAAACCAAAAATAACAGCATCTATGAAAAGACGTGAATTTTTCAACTGGGTCGGTTTAGGGTTATTAGCAAGTTCCTTACCTGTAGCAATAGCAGCTTGCACTAACGACTCTAGTACAACTGCATCTTCCCCCTCAGAAACTGCTGCTACAAAAACTACTGCTGAAGACTGGCAGAAAGTTGGTACTGTAGCAGAACTAGATAAAACAGGACAATTGTTAGTAGAAAATTCCCCTATCGGTGCTGTGTTGGTAGTTGGTACATCTAAAGAAGCAGAAAACTTAACTGCGGTTAACCCTACCTGTACTCACAAAGGTTGTACTGTGGAATGGAAAACAGATAAAGATAGGTTTGTTTGTCCTTGTCATGATGCGATATTTACTACTGAAGGAAAAGTTAACGGGGGTCCAGCACAAAAACCTCTAAAAACCTATTTAGCTAAAATTGAAAGTGGTTCTGTACTTGTGAAATCAGCTTAGAACAAAGATTCCTACGAATTGAGTAATTTTAAAATTTGTCTTCAAATCTACTGAACTAGGTAAATAAATTTACTTAGATAATTACAGCCTAAAATTTCACTTAGGCTACTATTTAAAATTTTTAGCGATCGCACAACCTGATCGCCGTTACTTATTTACTACTTTTTATCACTGTCAGCAATAACCTATTCTTCATTTCCTATGTGTAATACCATTCCTTCACAAGCTATTAAAACATTAGGAAAATTTGACTTAACTTCATTTTGAATATTGTCAAGAAAGTCGTCATCATCATCGGGGTGATGTTGAGATATTACCAATCTTTTCACATTAGCCATCTGCGCTAAACTTACTGGAGTTTTCCATAATAATTCAGCATATTCATGATTTTTACCAGTTGGTGGAGTATAAGTTGCATTGGCGATTAATAAATCAACATCTTGGATAAGTGGTAAAATCTGATTCTGATCTTGCATATCCAGACTTTTGTGTAAATCTGTGATGTAGGCAACGCTATAATCACCCCAAGTCATCCGGTAGCCAATTGATCTTTGATTTTTATTAATTACTGCTGTTGTAATTTTCACTTCACCTATTTCTAATGTATTGCCCGGTGTCAGGTTATGAAAAAGTAACTCTGACTGCATTACCTGGAGAGGATAAGGAAAGTGGGGTTGCAACATTTGATTGCACAAAGATTGTTTAATAGATGCCCCATTCGATGCGGCTGTACCGTACACATGAAAACAATTGTCGGTGACAAATGCTGGGGCAAAAAATGGAAATCCTTGGATGCGATTT from Okeanomitos corallinicola TIOX110 includes the following:
- a CDS encoding tetratricopeptide repeat protein, which gives rise to MNIKKTIFSKKALKIAILLSPLLISTGFISGKLELSAHAQVLSNQEREELNRLRQENITQKQVHSDFERAFSRTNTLLNIWLTILSLFPVVLITTLWLLRKAIIREVVERAMQQVQGIEKLQTKLTTVNQEAENLITTSQNLTQELTQEVNRLQQTIQGEEENLSILLSDLPKSKQEFLTALEREVESAQENISNLEFKLNTQLEQVTLSAQQQKITIENIKKLELELFSLFNKLRSEVENQKESAVNDIEASRSQLLSRLHGWEVETLQQQEQTFESISQSRSEFTDQLFQFQSDAQHQKDIFISNLEQLNNLFQSQLADLQANAQSQKNSLFDALGKLQLEFSHQLQELQNTSELFQQQIIDNLETSSHEFTGQFSDIQTNVQKNIQQQQVLITENLHKLALESINQIKELQNTAELRQQQIIDNLESSSHEFTGQFSDIQTNVQKRKLSVLENLESLKSEFIKQLTELQNNAELRQQQIIDSLKNSSDEFTGQFSDIQTDVQKRKLSVLENLEKLENLESEFVEQFAELKLDAQKRKDAILQELAENPPQVIPEQEKVTEKVAQPPEPDVSTDDYLKEAEILFSEKRYEDALAMYAQVVDIQPDNAEVWLKRGLILNKLKRFKDAIMSYNRAIKINPEYHQAWCDIGVACGNLGKHREAFNCFDKATQIKPDDGVAWLNRGLSLIEIERYEDAIISFDKALEVQPNSPKAWDKRGYTLVRLGKDDEAIIDFNKALEIKPDYASAYYNKAACYALQREVELAVENLQKAIELKPSYKEDAATDIDFDEINTEESFQQLTRS
- a CDS encoding ubiquinol-cytochrome c reductase iron-sulfur subunit, translating into MKRREFFNWVGLGLLASSLPVAIAACTNDSSTTASSPSETAATKTTAEDWQKVGTVAELDKTGQLLVENSPIGAVLVVGTSKEAENLTAVNPTCTHKGCTVEWKTDKDRFVCPCHDAIFTTEGKVNGGPAQKPLKTYLAKIESGSVLVKSA
- a CDS encoding MBL fold metallo-hydrolase, which translates into the protein MSNFERSDSQSYVNNPLNSSFHHLRGDFWVKFWGVRGLTPTPNSHTCRYGSNTACVEIYVAGQRFIFDGGTGLRVLGKTWQEQEKPIEAHLFFTNSQSNRIQGFPFFAPAFVTDNCFHVYGTAASNGASIKQSLCNQMLQPHFPYPLQVMQSELLFHNLTPGNTLEIGEVKITTAVINKNQRSIGYRMTWGDYSVAYITDLHKSLDMQDQNQILPLIQDVDLLIANATYTPPTGKNHEYAELLWKTPVSLAQMANVKRLVISQHHPDDDDDFLDNIQNEVKSNFPNVLIACEGMVLHIGNEE